One Thalassospira marina DNA window includes the following coding sequences:
- a CDS encoding phenylacetate--CoA ligase family protein — MTLQTYFDDKETQAPDAREGRLMASLPGLIAHAREKSAGFGTILKDVASGAVTNREELAKLPVTRKSDLIAMQAAKPPFAGLNATPIGALGRIFQSPGPIYDPEGKGDDWWRMGRAYFAAGFRPGDVVHNCMSYHLTPGGFIFDSGARACGCAVIPAGVGQTEIQVKAITDIRPTGYVGTPSFLKILIEKADEMGADVSSISRALVSGEALPESLRGWFAERGVTMLQCYASADLGLIAYESDAREGMIVAEDIIVEIVRPGTGTPVADGEVGEVLVTALNMDYPLVRFATGDLSAILPGQSPCGRTNQRIKGWMGRADQTTKVKGMFVHPQQVAEVVRRHPEIAKARLVVSRVNDNDVMTLACETDAARFDADAVAATIHDVCKLRGIVEPATPGSLPNDGKVIDDQRDYN; from the coding sequence ATGACATTGCAGACCTATTTTGACGACAAGGAAACACAGGCCCCCGATGCCCGCGAAGGCCGCCTTATGGCATCGCTGCCGGGCCTGATTGCCCATGCCCGCGAAAAAAGTGCCGGTTTTGGCACGATATTGAAGGATGTCGCCAGCGGCGCGGTGACCAACCGTGAGGAACTGGCAAAGCTGCCGGTAACCCGCAAATCCGACCTGATCGCAATGCAGGCGGCAAAGCCGCCCTTTGCCGGGTTAAATGCCACGCCGATTGGCGCGCTGGGCCGTATCTTTCAAAGCCCCGGGCCAATTTACGACCCGGAAGGCAAAGGGGATGACTGGTGGCGCATGGGCCGGGCCTATTTCGCGGCGGGTTTTCGTCCCGGCGATGTGGTGCATAACTGCATGTCCTATCATTTAACGCCGGGCGGTTTTATTTTTGACAGCGGTGCGCGGGCCTGTGGCTGTGCGGTTATTCCGGCCGGGGTGGGGCAAACCGAAATCCAGGTCAAGGCGATTACCGATATCCGCCCGACGGGCTATGTTGGCACGCCATCTTTTTTGAAAATCCTGATCGAAAAGGCCGATGAAATGGGCGCGGACGTTTCGTCCATCAGCCGGGCGCTGGTTTCGGGCGAAGCATTGCCGGAATCTCTGCGCGGCTGGTTTGCCGAACGGGGTGTGACCATGCTGCAATGTTATGCCAGTGCCGATCTGGGCCTGATTGCCTATGAAAGCGATGCCCGCGAAGGCATGATCGTGGCTGAGGATATCATTGTTGAAATCGTCCGCCCGGGTACTGGCACGCCGGTTGCCGATGGCGAGGTGGGCGAGGTTTTGGTGACCGCCCTTAATATGGATTATCCACTGGTGCGCTTTGCCACCGGCGACCTTTCGGCCATTTTGCCGGGCCAAAGCCCGTGCGGGCGGACCAATCAGCGTATTAAGGGCTGGATGGGCCGTGCGGATCAGACCACCAAGGTCAAAGGCATGTTCGTGCACCCGCAGCAGGTGGCCGAAGTTGTGCGCCGCCACCCCGAAATTGCCAAGGCGCGGCTGGTTGTGTCGCGGGTCAATGACAATGATGTCATGACGCTGGCCTGCGAAACCGATGCCGCCAGGTTTGATGCCGATGCGGTGGCAGCCACCATTCATGATGTGTGCAAATTGCGCGGCATTGTTGAACCGGCCACACCGGGCAGCCTGCCCAATGATGGCAAGGTGATCGATGACCAGCGCGACTATAATTGA
- a CDS encoding ABC transporter ATP-binding protein — protein MSEAARKIETAPPLLSVNNIEVVYDDVILVLRGVSLDVPQGSIVTLLGPNGAGKSTTLKAISGLLKTEDGEVTRGEITFAGQPISNRYPEDIVRSGIFQVMEGRRIIEDMTCLENLRLGAYTRKDNGVKDDIDMVYEYFPRLRERTGLAGYLSGGEQQMLAIGRALMARPKMILLDEPSMGLSPLLVKEVFGIIEKINRDQGITMLIVEQNANCALKVADYGYIMESGKVVLDGTRDELLNNEDVKEFYLGGGSEERKSFKNIKSYKRRKRWL, from the coding sequence ATGTCCGAAGCTGCCCGCAAAATTGAAACCGCGCCGCCGCTTTTGTCGGTAAATAACATCGAAGTCGTTTATGACGATGTGATCCTTGTTTTGCGCGGCGTATCGCTTGATGTGCCCCAGGGCAGCATCGTGACATTGCTTGGCCCGAACGGGGCAGGGAAGTCTACCACGCTCAAGGCGATTTCGGGGTTGCTCAAAACCGAAGACGGCGAAGTCACCCGCGGCGAAATTACCTTTGCCGGACAGCCCATTTCCAACCGTTATCCCGAAGATATTGTCCGTTCGGGCATTTTCCAGGTGATGGAAGGCCGCCGCATTATCGAGGATATGACCTGCCTCGAAAATCTGCGCCTGGGCGCCTATACCCGCAAGGATAATGGCGTCAAAGATGACATTGATATGGTTTATGAATATTTCCCGCGCTTGCGTGAACGCACTGGCCTTGCCGGTTATCTTTCGGGCGGGGAACAGCAGATGCTGGCGATTGGCCGCGCCCTGATGGCACGCCCGAAAATGATTTTGCTCGATGAACCGTCGATGGGGCTGTCACCCTTGCTGGTCAAGGAAGTGTTTGGCATCATTGAAAAGATCAATCGTGATCAGGGGATTACGATGCTGATCGTTGAACAGAATGCCAATTGCGCCCTTAAGGTTGCCGATTACGGATATATCATGGAAAGCGGCAAGGTGGTGCTTGATGGCACCCGCGACGAGCTTTTGAACAATGAAGACGTCAAGGAATTTTACCTTGGCGGTGGTTCGGAAGAACGCAAAAGCTTCAAGAACATCAAATCCTATAAACGGCGCAAACGCTGGCTTTAA